The following proteins are co-located in the Phragmites australis chromosome 10, lpPhrAust1.1, whole genome shotgun sequence genome:
- the LOC133930739 gene encoding uncharacterized protein LOC133930739 — protein sequence MAGSVPPTGAARAVVLRLDDLALPPRYLTVPSHLPVSDLLRSLPLPSSSYYLTSDGRPLPVSSPVSSLPPSASVQLRLRALRGGGGDGGATGAESRDCYLSMYLSKKPDKADPNEARLSRFTCCALSGEPLAAPAVADRLGNLFNKVALVEALIHKRLPKALSHIRGLRDMIPIHLHPKPDADATGEEVRFQCPITGLEFNGRYQFLVLRGCGHVLSVKALKEVKTSACLVCHKEFDEADKMPINGTEEEVAVLRRRMEEERGKVKEKRGKKVGNGLSGSKHAAAAAVEAGAEKLGNGKKGEAAAAKRFKAADHAPAYANKEVYASIFTSSRKSDFKETYSCRSLPLGRN from the coding sequence ATGGCCGGCTCCGTCCCACCCACCGGCGCCGCCAGGGCCGTCGTGCTCCGCCTCGATGACTTGGCGCTGCCGCCGCGGTACCTCACGGTGCCTTCCCACCTCCCCGTCTCCGACCTCCTCCGCTCCCTCCCGCTCCCCTCCTCGTCCTACTACCTCACCTCCGACGGCCGCCCGCTGCCAGTCTCCTCCCCGGTGTCCTCTCTCCCGCCGTCCGCCTCCGTCCAGCTCCGCCTCCGCGCGCtccgcggcgggggcggcgacggcggggccACGGGCGCCGAGTCCCGCGACTGCTACCTCTCCATGTACCTCTCCAAGAAGCCCGACAAGGCCGACCCCAACGAGGCCCGCCTCTCCCGCTTCACCTGCTGCGCGCTCTCCGGGGAGCCCCTCGCTGCGCCCGCCGTCGCCGACCGACTCGGAAACCTCTTCAACAAGGTGGCACTCGTCGAGGCGCTGATCCACAAGCGCCTGCCCAAGGCGCTCTCGCACATCCGCGGACTCCGCGACATGATCCCCATCCACCTGCATCCCAAGCCGGACGCCGATGCCACCGGGGAGGAGGTCAGGTTCCAGTGCCCCATCACCGGGCTCGAGTTCAACGGGAGGTACCAATTCCTCGTGCTCCGTGGGTGCGGCCACGTGCTGAGCGTGAAGGCCCTCAAGGAGGTGAAGACATCCGCGTGCTTGGTCTGCCACAAGGAGTTTGACGAGGCGGACAAGATGCCGATCAACGGGACCGAGGAAGAGGTGGCAGtgttgaggaggaggatggaggaggagagggggaagGTAAAGGAGaagaggggcaagaaggtgggGAACGGCCTCAGTGGCAGTAagcatgctgctgctgctgctgttgaggCAGGGGCTGAGAAGTTGGGGAATGGGAAGAAGGGGGAGGCCGCAGCAGCCAAGCGATTCAAGGCTGCAGACCATGCACCAGCCTATGCGAACAAGGAAGTGTATGCATCAATTTTCACATCCTCCAGGAAGTCGGATTTCAAGGAGACGTACTCATGCCGGTCACTTCCGCTCGGAAGGAACTGA